The Bernardetia litoralis DSM 6794 genome includes a window with the following:
- a CDS encoding nucleoside recognition domain-containing protein: MALNRIWIGFFLIAFVFAIFQLFNGDIEVFSKITNSTFESAKTGFEISLYLTGAMALWLGIMRIGEQAGAIEVLAKLVSPLFKHLFPEVPKNHGAVGAMLMNFSANMLGLDNAATPLGLKAMEELQSLNPKPNTASNAQIMFLVLNTSGLTIIPVSVMVYRAQAGAVNPAEIFVPILIATFFATLAGILAVGIKQKLNLLHPVVIAYLGGLTAFISLITWFFSTLPQEKISLYSSVASNFILFGVMVSFIAWAAFKKVNVYETFIEGAKEGFSIAIKVIPYLVAMLVAIGVFRASGAMEMLISGVSWFISLFGFDTQFVKALPIAIMKPLSGSGARGLMIDAFTTYGVDSFVGKVAATLQGSTDTTFYVLAVYFGSVNIQNTRYAVSCGLIADGVGIIAAILLSYLFFA; this comes from the coding sequence ATGGCTCTTAATCGAATTTGGATAGGTTTTTTTCTCATTGCTTTTGTCTTTGCAATTTTTCAATTATTTAATGGCGATATAGAAGTTTTTTCTAAAATTACCAATAGTACATTTGAAAGTGCAAAAACGGGTTTTGAAATTTCCCTTTATTTAACGGGAGCAATGGCTCTTTGGTTGGGGATTATGCGAATAGGCGAACAAGCTGGTGCGATTGAGGTTTTGGCAAAACTTGTGAGTCCACTTTTCAAACATCTTTTTCCTGAAGTTCCAAAGAATCATGGTGCTGTGGGTGCAATGCTCATGAATTTTTCAGCAAATATGCTGGGTTTGGATAATGCAGCTACACCATTAGGATTGAAGGCAATGGAAGAATTACAATCTTTAAATCCGAAGCCTAATACAGCTAGTAATGCACAAATTATGTTTTTGGTTTTGAATACTTCTGGTCTGACTATTATTCCTGTTTCGGTGATGGTTTATAGAGCGCAAGCTGGGGCAGTCAATCCTGCTGAAATATTTGTTCCTATTTTGATTGCGACTTTTTTTGCTACATTAGCTGGTATTTTGGCTGTCGGAATCAAACAAAAATTAAATCTTTTACATCCTGTTGTGATTGCTTATTTGGGTGGACTGACAGCTTTTATTTCTCTGATTACTTGGTTTTTTAGCACATTACCACAAGAAAAAATTAGTCTTTATTCTTCTGTTGCAAGTAATTTTATTTTGTTTGGTGTAATGGTAAGTTTTATTGCTTGGGCAGCTTTCAAAAAAGTAAATGTTTATGAAACTTTTATTGAAGGAGCAAAAGAAGGTTTTTCGATTGCCATAAAAGTAATTCCTTATTTGGTGGCGATGCTTGTTGCTATCGGTGTTTTTCGTGCTTCTGGAGCAATGGAAATGTTGATTTCTGGAGTGAGTTGGTTTATTTCTTTGTTTGGATTTGATACGCAGTTTGTAAAGGCTTTGCCGATTGCTATCATGAAACCTCTAAGTGGAAGTGGTGCAAGAGGGCTTATGATTGATGCTTTTACGACGTATGGCGTAGATTCTTTTGTCGGAAAAGTAGCTGCAACTTTACAAGGTTCTACTGATACTACATTTTATGTTTTGGCTGTTTATTTTGGCTCTGTTAATATCCAAAATACAAGATATGCTGTTAGTTGTGGTTTGATTGCTGATGGTGTGGGAATAATTGCAGCGATTTTACTTAGTTATTTGTTCTTTGCTTAA
- a CDS encoding M3 family metallopeptidase, translated as MESYFEFFYSSPNFEEIDAKSIRYITDKIIRKSDAALAVVLGGDTQTFEMKMEKWDELTHKLSSISGIIFLLAHTSSNKEVYNQANQSIQVLQRYGNGLSLNEELYKSLKKYSQSDDARWLKGYKKKFIKETIREFERNGFALVQQDRDTLRNIKDQLSDLANEFSRNIAEHQDQIIISEKDIEGLPEDYKNRHKMEDGMYKITLDSPSYRPFMRYAKNEKWRKELYIKYLNKGNPKNTDILIKTIALRNQMANLLGYKTYAQYVIEERMAKTPNTVWNFEEELTNKVKPKAEKDYKELLSITEGKNELKSWETGFYNNILLEKNYNLNAEEVKQYFELNNIFKGIFKICKDLFGIDFVKMYHHSVWHEDVIVYEVRKKHSVIGKMYLDLYPRANKYSHAACFGLVSGRETPRGYQTPHTALVCNFPPSTPNSPSLLSHEQVTTVFHEFGHGLHQLLTKSPLAAFAGTSVVRDFVEVPSQLFENWAWDYDILKEFALHHKTEEVLPKELFDKMIAARNVGSGLFTLQQILYGTYDLTLHDKYNPLTDESPNELFNRLQRQITLTAPVEGTDFPSAFGHLMGYAAGYYGYLWAKVYAEDMFSVFEKEGLLNPKVGKKYVDKVLSKGGSEEEMSQIKNFLGREPKQEAFLKSLGL; from the coding sequence ATGGAATCTTATTTTGAGTTTTTTTATTCCTCCCCAAATTTCGAAGAAATTGATGCCAAAAGCATTCGATACATTACTGACAAAATTATTCGTAAATCTGACGCAGCTTTAGCTGTTGTCTTAGGAGGTGATACTCAGACTTTCGAAATGAAAATGGAAAAATGGGACGAATTAACCCACAAATTAAGTAGTATTTCGGGTATTATCTTTCTTTTGGCTCATACATCTTCTAATAAGGAAGTTTATAACCAAGCTAATCAAAGCATACAAGTTTTACAAAGATATGGAAATGGTCTTTCTCTTAATGAAGAATTATACAAATCTCTCAAAAAATATAGTCAATCAGATGATGCTCGTTGGTTAAAAGGTTACAAAAAGAAGTTTATAAAAGAAACAATTAGAGAATTTGAACGTAATGGTTTTGCTCTTGTTCAACAAGATAGAGATACATTGAGAAACATAAAAGACCAATTATCTGACCTTGCTAATGAGTTTTCAAGAAATATTGCAGAGCATCAAGACCAAATTATTATTTCAGAAAAAGATATAGAAGGGCTTCCAGAAGATTACAAAAATCGTCATAAAATGGAAGATGGAATGTATAAAATTACGCTAGACTCTCCTTCTTATCGTCCTTTTATGCGTTATGCAAAAAATGAAAAATGGCGTAAAGAACTCTATATCAAATATTTGAATAAAGGAAACCCAAAAAATACAGATATTCTTATCAAAACAATAGCATTACGCAACCAAATGGCAAATCTGTTAGGTTATAAAACGTATGCTCAATATGTCATTGAAGAAAGAATGGCAAAAACACCAAATACTGTTTGGAATTTTGAGGAAGAATTGACCAACAAAGTAAAACCAAAAGCAGAAAAAGACTATAAAGAACTTTTAAGCATAACAGAAGGTAAAAATGAATTAAAAAGCTGGGAAACAGGTTTTTATAATAATATTCTTTTAGAAAAAAATTATAATCTCAATGCAGAAGAAGTAAAACAATACTTCGAATTAAACAATATCTTTAAAGGAATTTTTAAGATTTGTAAAGACCTTTTCGGAATTGATTTTGTCAAAATGTATCATCATTCTGTTTGGCATGAAGATGTCATTGTCTATGAAGTTCGTAAAAAACATAGTGTTATAGGCAAAATGTATTTGGATTTATACCCACGAGCTAATAAATATAGTCATGCAGCTTGTTTTGGTTTGGTTTCGGGCAGAGAAACGCCAAGAGGTTATCAAACTCCTCATACAGCATTGGTTTGTAACTTCCCTCCTTCTACACCTAATTCTCCTTCTCTTCTTTCTCATGAGCAAGTAACAACCGTTTTTCATGAATTTGGGCATGGTTTACATCAATTACTCACAAAATCGCCTTTGGCAGCCTTTGCAGGAACAAGTGTAGTAAGAGATTTTGTAGAAGTTCCTTCACAGCTCTTTGAAAACTGGGCGTGGGATTATGATATTTTAAAAGAATTTGCTCTCCATCACAAAACAGAAGAAGTTTTGCCGAAAGAACTTTTTGATAAGATGATTGCAGCAAGAAATGTAGGTTCTGGATTATTTACACTCCAACAAATTTTGTATGGAACTTATGACCTCACTCTACACGATAAATATAATCCACTTACAGATGAATCTCCAAATGAATTATTCAATAGACTTCAACGTCAAATTACACTTACTGCTCCAGTAGAAGGAACTGATTTTCCTTCAGCTTTTGGGCATTTGATGGGATATGCAGCAGGTTATTATGGATATTTGTGGGCAAAAGTATATGCTGAAGATATGTTTTCTGTTTTCGAAAAAGAAGGATTACTAAACCCAAAAGTAGGTAAAAAATATGTAGATAAAGTTCTTTCAAAAGGTGGAAGTGAAGAGGAAATGAGTCAAATCAAAAATTTCTTAGGTAGAGAACCAAAACAAGAAGCATTTTTGAAATCTTTAGGATTATAA
- a CDS encoding TIGR01777 family oxidoreductase yields the protein MKKVLITGGSGLVGSRLTELLLASGNYEVMHLSRSGRHIPGVTVYEWDVEAGEMEEEAIQKADCIIHLAGTGIMEKAWIDSQKEKIIESRTLSTAFLVEKLTVLDHHVKTYIGASAIGYYGIEESDETILHHEEDAAGSDFLAQVCVEWEKAHAEVPSNIRSAVIRIGIVLSDKGGALVEIAKPIKAWAGAALGDGNQVVSWIHIDDLCRIFIKAIKDEKMTGIYNAVAPNPVTNAELTRIIANSLDKPLFLPNVPEPAMYLLLGQQAESVLRSIKASEDKIVKAGFEFDFVDAQKAVDDLYK from the coding sequence ATGAAAAAAGTATTAATTACAGGAGGTTCTGGGCTTGTTGGAAGTCGTCTTACAGAACTTTTATTAGCAAGTGGAAATTATGAAGTAATGCATCTCAGTCGCTCAGGAAGGCATATTCCAGGGGTTACGGTGTACGAGTGGGACGTAGAAGCAGGAGAAATGGAAGAAGAAGCCATACAAAAAGCTGATTGCATTATTCATTTAGCTGGAACTGGTATCATGGAAAAAGCATGGATTGATTCCCAAAAAGAAAAAATAATAGAAAGCCGAACACTTTCAACAGCTTTTTTAGTAGAAAAACTAACTGTTTTAGACCATCATGTCAAAACCTATATTGGTGCTTCTGCCATTGGTTATTATGGAATTGAGGAAAGTGATGAAACAATTTTACATCACGAAGAAGATGCAGCAGGAAGCGATTTTTTGGCGCAAGTTTGTGTAGAATGGGAAAAAGCACATGCTGAAGTTCCTTCAAATATTCGTTCTGCAGTTATTCGTATCGGAATTGTTTTGAGCGACAAAGGTGGCGCACTTGTAGAGATAGCAAAACCTATAAAAGCGTGGGCTGGTGCTGCTTTGGGAGATGGAAATCAAGTAGTTTCTTGGATTCATATCGACGACCTTTGTAGAATTTTTATCAAAGCGATTAAAGACGAAAAAATGACTGGAATTTATAATGCTGTCGCTCCAAACCCTGTAACAAATGCAGAACTGACACGCATTATTGCAAATTCTTTAGACAAGCCTCTATTTTTGCCCAATGTTCCCGAACCTGCTATGTATTTGCTTTTGGGGCAACAAGCTGAATCGGTTTTGAGAAGTATAAAAGCAAGTGAAGACAAAATAGTAAAAGCAGGTTTTGAGTTTGACTTTGTAGATGCTCAAAAGGCTGTTGATGATTTGTATAAGTGA
- a CDS encoding DUF58 domain-containing protein: MQELDIQAIRQFGNIEFLARQVVEGFISGLHKSPYHGFSVEFAEHRLYNTGESTRHIDWKVYARTDKLFVKRYEEETNLRAQLLIDVSPSMYYPREGKFENGKITFSIMAAASIAYMLQKQRDAIGATTFSDKLELQTPIKATSKHIHTIFLELQKLLNQPAPNNKKTSTAKVLHEMAERLHKRSLVIIFSDMLDNMNDSDELFAALQHLKHRHHEVLLFHVKDSKTETEFDFEDRPYIFTDVETGEKIKLQPAQVREYYQRQTKAKEQALKLKSGQYKIDFVEVDIRQPMDKILLPYLIKRAKMK; encoded by the coding sequence ATGCAAGAATTAGATATACAAGCCATTCGTCAGTTCGGAAATATAGAATTTTTGGCTCGCCAAGTAGTGGAAGGTTTTATTTCAGGGCTTCATAAATCGCCTTATCACGGTTTTTCGGTAGAATTTGCCGAACATCGTCTTTATAATACTGGAGAAAGCACTCGTCATATTGATTGGAAAGTCTATGCACGAACTGACAAACTTTTTGTAAAACGTTATGAAGAAGAAACCAATTTGAGAGCGCAACTTTTGATTGATGTTTCGCCTTCTATGTATTATCCTAGAGAAGGTAAATTTGAAAATGGAAAAATTACTTTTTCAATTATGGCTGCTGCTTCCATTGCTTATATGCTTCAAAAACAGCGTGATGCCATCGGTGCGACTACTTTTTCGGATAAATTAGAACTTCAAACACCTATAAAAGCAACTTCAAAACATATTCATACCATTTTTTTAGAGTTGCAAAAATTACTAAATCAGCCTGCACCAAATAATAAAAAAACATCAACAGCAAAAGTGTTGCACGAAATGGCAGAGCGATTACACAAACGTTCTTTAGTTATTATTTTTAGTGATATGTTGGATAATATGAATGATAGCGACGAACTTTTTGCAGCTCTTCAACACCTCAAACACCGTCATCATGAAGTTTTGTTATTCCATGTAAAAGATTCCAAAACAGAAACCGAATTTGATTTTGAAGACCGTCCCTATATTTTTACCGATGTAGAAACAGGCGAAAAAATAAAACTTCAACCTGCACAAGTAAGAGAGTATTATCAGCGACAAACCAAAGCAAAAGAACAAGCTCTAAAACTCAAAAGTGGACAATATAAAATTGATTTTGTAGAAGTGGATATTCGTCAGCCGATGGACAAAATTTTGTTGCCTTATTTGATAAAACGTGCGAAAATGAAATGA
- a CDS encoding NACHT domain-containing protein has translation MNQNHPEGNNNIVIKEIKENEIIVEIDGKDEVIENKFSELKRILESQKEHFVKYDKKIFDLESKLRESNTVTGSENVINNSTIGDIGGNLRIGNDTIINITIINPPNPLENLTKKQRQELDNKRDAINLLKSIYEERFSKKMNKENNLRIEIENSYTKIGTDSEQRKYVLNDYVEGTLRNEKELISDFLQKHKRLIIIGNKGSGKSLLLLKFASELINKPLENDNYLIPLVLNLSNYEHKKVINFQEWIVNNIKIQIQNSNNLKNTITRMIKEKQIILLLDGLDEVHNNELKNCISAINNYISSIEKSSNVYSPQIIICCRDKEYKKLPIKLSVKAITKITPLKIDKVIQYLFQKNIKASKILAEHLKANKIYIVKKRLFTTAFEINIALSIAEKHLIKNFNVNKLETDNLIDTYVEEEVKKIKKYKHNETKNYLSFLANKLNDKNTGEYFELVDIQLNWLNNVGLYKVIIYILTLTIWLSINYVLFDYIGGGFLIALAMFNKKRINIKIISFDLKQVNKHRAIMGIVSASVVSVIFFLLTFLLDSELALLFGTVSFFIVLFSFLFIKSEKVESYSPYSIFLKEIINLIFLFLPINLIFVVFVDLFVFSIFGEEIALSIMITTLLNTTFACIIGCFIVSSLMMHIVARFILKLEKKAPLSYVSFLNDENLNGILYYEDNTGKWRFRHQLIQDRLAGKEIKKK, from the coding sequence ATGAATCAAAACCATCCAGAAGGAAATAATAATATTGTCATTAAAGAAATTAAAGAAAATGAGATTATAGTAGAAATAGACGGAAAAGATGAAGTTATTGAAAATAAATTTTCTGAATTGAAACGCATTCTTGAAAGTCAAAAAGAACACTTTGTAAAGTATGACAAAAAAATATTTGATTTAGAAAGTAAATTAAGAGAAAGTAATACTGTTACAGGTTCAGAAAATGTAATAAATAATTCTACAATAGGAGATATTGGTGGAAATCTTAGAATAGGAAATGATACGATTATTAATATTACAATTATAAATCCTCCTAATCCACTAGAAAACCTAACCAAAAAACAAAGACAAGAATTAGACAATAAAAGAGATGCTATTAATTTACTCAAAAGTATATATGAAGAAAGGTTTAGTAAAAAAATGAATAAGGAAAATAATTTGAGAATAGAAATAGAAAATAGTTATACAAAAATAGGAACAGACTCTGAACAAAGGAAGTATGTTTTAAATGATTATGTAGAAGGAACATTAAGAAATGAAAAAGAATTAATATCAGATTTTTTACAGAAACATAAAAGGCTTATAATAATAGGTAATAAAGGTTCAGGTAAGTCTCTTTTGCTATTAAAGTTTGCATCAGAGTTAATAAATAAACCATTAGAAAATGATAATTATCTTATACCTTTAGTTTTGAATTTATCTAATTATGAACATAAAAAAGTAATAAATTTTCAAGAATGGATTGTTAATAATATTAAAATACAAATACAAAACAGTAATAATTTAAAAAATACTATTACTAGGATGATAAAAGAAAAGCAAATAATTCTTTTACTAGATGGATTAGATGAGGTACATAATAATGAACTTAAGAATTGCATATCTGCTATAAATAATTACATTAGCTCTATTGAGAAAAGTAGTAATGTATATTCCCCTCAAATTATTATTTGTTGTCGTGATAAAGAATATAAGAAACTACCTATAAAATTATCTGTTAAAGCTATTACTAAGATTACTCCATTAAAAATAGATAAGGTAATACAATATTTATTTCAGAAAAATATTAAAGCATCCAAAATTTTAGCTGAACACTTAAAAGCAAACAAGATATACATAGTAAAAAAAAGGTTATTTACAACTGCTTTTGAGATAAATATAGCATTAAGTATAGCAGAGAAACATCTTATAAAAAATTTCAATGTCAATAAATTAGAAACTGATAACTTGATAGATACTTATGTTGAGGAAGAGGTCAAGAAAATAAAAAAGTATAAACACAATGAAACAAAGAATTATTTATCATTTTTAGCTAATAAATTGAACGACAAAAATACAGGGGAATACTTCGAACTTGTTGATATACAGTTAAACTGGTTAAACAATGTTGGCTTGTACAAAGTCATTATATATATACTAACACTAACTATTTGGTTGTCAATAAACTATGTATTATTTGATTACATAGGTGGAGGTTTTCTTATAGCTCTTGCGATGTTTAACAAAAAGAGAATAAATATCAAAATAATAAGTTTTGACTTGAAACAGGTAAACAAACATAGAGCTATAATGGGAATTGTATCTGCTTCAGTAGTTTCTGTAATATTTTTCTTATTAACTTTCTTGTTAGATTCTGAATTAGCACTATTATTTGGAACTGTATCTTTTTTTATTGTGTTATTCTCCTTTTTATTTATCAAATCTGAGAAGGTAGAATCTTATTCTCCATATTCCATTTTCTTAAAGGAAATAATAAATTTGATATTTTTATTTCTTCCAATAAATTTAATATTTGTTGTCTTTGTTGATTTATTCGTGTTTTCTATATTTGGAGAAGAAATAGCTCTCTCTATTATGATTACAACATTGTTGAATACCACTTTTGCTTGTATAATTGGCTGTTTTATAGTATCTAGCCTAATGATGCACATTGTTGCTCGTTTTATATTGAAACTTGAAAAAAAAGCACCACTAAGTTATGTTTCTTTTCTTAATGATGAGAATCTAAATGGTATATTATATTATGAAGACAATACTGGAAAATGGCGTTTTCGTCATCAACTTATCCAAGATAGACTAGCAGGAAAAGAAATAAAGAAAAAATAA
- a CDS encoding poly(ADP-ribose) polymerase-like protein: MQTLSQTQTTTILKTAKLVMVTAHNNNKYYEMKQVSDDIFSVAYGRVGQRAAINEYSMYQWESKYREKVRKGYKDVTHLFREESENKSSKNDSVNSNYQNSLASWSAIKNGEVRELFRHLTQYAQRSLSQNYEISAADVTIAQVEEAQNILNNLTKKVDFKSNKISKKDLENFDTIGFNALLLELYGIIPRKMESVQNYLLEYTVGKNISKQILQKARKILTNEQETLDVMRGEVELKLQQKKKDSFKTNATQHKKQDEKTLLDALGIEVNILDDKKTKDALQIKRIKKMMQNEVGKFVNAYTIKDIAQEQIFAKNLKESKYRTTELFWHGSRNENWLSIFKTGLILRPTNALITGKMFGYGLYFADKCRKALNYTSLKGSYWTGGNENKAFLAIYEVHTGRQLQLEKYENWCASLTYEKLKKLNSEADSLFAKGGFDLLNNEFIVYKENQCTLRYLVEVHY, translated from the coding sequence ATGCAAACACTTTCACAAACTCAAACTACTACCATTCTCAAAACAGCAAAATTAGTAATGGTAACAGCTCACAACAACAATAAATATTATGAAATGAAGCAGGTTTCTGATGATATTTTTTCAGTTGCTTATGGAAGAGTGGGACAACGAGCAGCCATAAATGAATATTCAATGTATCAATGGGAAAGCAAATACAGAGAAAAAGTACGAAAAGGATACAAAGATGTAACGCATTTATTTAGAGAAGAATCTGAAAATAAATCATCAAAAAATGATTCGGTCAATTCTAATTATCAAAACTCTTTAGCTTCTTGGTCGGCTATCAAAAATGGAGAAGTGCGTGAGCTTTTTCGTCATCTGACACAATATGCACAGCGTTCTTTATCGCAGAATTATGAAATTTCGGCTGCTGATGTTACAATAGCACAAGTGGAAGAAGCACAAAATATTTTAAACAATCTTACTAAAAAAGTAGATTTTAAATCCAATAAAATAAGCAAAAAAGATTTAGAAAATTTTGATACAATTGGCTTTAATGCGCTTCTATTAGAACTTTATGGTATCATTCCACGCAAAATGGAAAGTGTGCAAAATTATCTTTTAGAATATACAGTAGGAAAAAATATCTCAAAACAGATTCTACAAAAAGCTAGAAAAATTCTGACAAACGAACAAGAAACGCTAGATGTAATGCGTGGCGAAGTAGAATTGAAATTGCAACAAAAAAAGAAAGATAGTTTTAAAACAAATGCAACACAACATAAAAAACAAGATGAAAAAACACTTTTGGATGCACTCGGAATTGAAGTAAATATCTTAGATGATAAAAAAACTAAAGATGCTCTTCAAATCAAACGTATCAAAAAAATGATGCAAAACGAAGTTGGAAAATTTGTAAACGCTTATACAATAAAAGATATAGCTCAAGAACAGATTTTTGCTAAAAACTTAAAAGAAAGTAAGTACAGAACAACAGAATTATTTTGGCATGGAAGCCGAAATGAAAACTGGCTTTCTATCTTCAAAACAGGTTTGATTTTGCGTCCTACCAATGCACTTATCACAGGGAAAATGTTTGGTTACGGACTTTACTTTGCTGATAAATGCCGAAAAGCATTGAATTATACTTCACTTAAAGGTTCATATTGGACAGGTGGGAATGAAAATAAAGCCTTTTTAGCCATTTATGAAGTACACACAGGAAGACAATTACAACTAGAAAAATATGAAAATTGGTGTGCTAGTCTGACTTATGAAAAACTCAAAAAACTAAATTCAGAAGCTGATTCACTTTTTGCAAAAGGTGGATTTGATTTATTAAATAATGAATTTATTGTCTATAAAGAAAATCAATGTACTCTTCGATATTTAGTTGAAGTGCATTACTGA
- a CDS encoding SAM-dependent methyltransferase translates to MNTSMSSFNSSYWQNRYQKSDTPWDIGAASPPLVVFFEKLLEKDEKNKDLKILIPGGGSSHEAEFLHKKGFKNVFVIDLAASPLEEFSKRCPSFPKEHLIKKDFFKFEGQNLEYFNFFDLIVEQTFFCALDPRLRIDYAKKMNELLKKEGKLIGLLFDFPIKEEQQSPPFGGNINEYREIFEPYFEIKNLKRCYNSIKPRQGTELFIEFVK, encoded by the coding sequence ATGAATACTTCAATGTCTTCTTTTAATTCTTCTTATTGGCAAAATAGGTATCAAAAATCAGATACACCTTGGGATATTGGTGCTGCAAGCCCTCCTTTGGTTGTTTTTTTTGAAAAATTACTAGAAAAAGATGAGAAAAATAAGGATTTAAAAATTCTTATTCCAGGGGGAGGAAGTAGTCATGAAGCTGAATTTTTACACAAAAAAGGTTTTAAGAATGTCTTTGTTATTGATTTGGCTGCTTCACCTTTAGAAGAGTTTTCGAAGCGTTGCCCGAGTTTTCCAAAAGAACATCTAATTAAAAAAGATTTTTTTAAATTTGAAGGACAAAATTTAGAGTATTTTAATTTCTTTGATTTGATTGTAGAACAAACATTTTTTTGTGCCTTAGACCCTCGTCTTCGAATAGATTATGCAAAAAAAATGAATGAACTTTTGAAAAAAGAAGGAAAATTAATCGGACTTTTATTTGATTTTCCAATCAAAGAAGAACAACAAAGCCCACCTTTTGGAGGAAATATAAATGAATATAGAGAAATATTTGAACCTTATTTTGAAATAAAAAATTTGAAAAGATGTTACAATAGCATCAAACCAAGACAAGGAACAGAACTTTTTATAGAATTTGTGAAATAA
- the pyrH gene encoding UMP kinase, translating into MYNTNNASNYRYRRILLKLSGEALMGTQQFGIDAERLEQYALEVKKAVDEGLQVAIVIGGGNIFRGMHSPKIGIDRVQGDYMGMLATSINGMALQSALEQVGVYTRLLSGIKMEQICEPYVRRRAIRHLEKGRVVIFVAGLGSPYFTTDSAASLRAIEIGADVVLKGTRVDGVYSEDPEKNPDAVRYSNLSFQEVYNKGLNIMDMTAFTLCRENNLPIIVFDMNEEGNLLKVVHGDKIGTLITEH; encoded by the coding sequence ATGTACAATACAAATAACGCTTCAAATTATCGCTATCGCCGTATTTTATTAAAATTAAGTGGTGAAGCTCTTATGGGAACACAACAATTCGGAATTGATGCCGAAAGATTAGAACAATACGCATTAGAAGTCAAAAAAGCTGTTGATGAAGGCTTACAAGTAGCTATCGTAATTGGAGGAGGAAACATTTTTAGAGGAATGCACTCGCCTAAAATAGGCATTGATAGAGTACAGGGCGATTATATGGGAATGCTTGCCACTTCTATCAATGGAATGGCTTTACAATCTGCGCTTGAGCAAGTAGGCGTTTATACTCGTTTACTTTCAGGTATCAAAATGGAACAAATTTGCGAACCTTATGTGCGTCGTCGTGCTATTCGCCATCTTGAAAAAGGACGTGTTGTTATTTTTGTGGCTGGTTTGGGAAGTCCTTATTTTACAACTGACTCAGCAGCTTCTTTGCGTGCTATTGAAATTGGTGCTGATGTAGTTTTGAAAGGAACACGAGTAGATGGTGTTTATTCAGAAGACCCAGAAAAAAATCCTGATGCTGTTCGTTATTCAAATCTATCTTTCCAAGAAGTCTATAATAAAGGTTTGAATATTATGGATATGACAGCTTTTACACTTTGTAGAGAAAATAATTTGCCGATTATCGTTTTTGATATGAATGAAGAAGGAAATCTTTTGAAAGTAGTACATGGCGATAAAATTGGAACACTTATCACAGAACATTAA